A region from the Ptychodera flava strain L36383 chromosome 10, AS_Pfla_20210202, whole genome shotgun sequence genome encodes:
- the LOC139141635 gene encoding complement C1q tumor necrosis factor-related protein 4-like — MKGEGFNAETGVFVTPIPGIYYFSFTMRTYDHKYIGLSLMLNEEPVISMMTDASDRKVMQTQSAMLHLKRGDRVWLLLGPSEHFALYGNIMNNYTTFNGHLIYPDHVM, encoded by the coding sequence ATGAAGGGCGAAGGCTTCAACGCAGAAACGGGTGTGTTTGTCACTCCCATCCCTGGCATCTACTACTTCTCCTTCACTATGCGAACCTACGACCACAAGTACATCGGCCTCTCTTTGATGTTGAACGAAGAGCCAGTTATCTCCATGATGACCGACGCTAGTGACCGCAAAGTGATGCAGACCCAGAGTGCCATGCTTCATCTCAAAAGAGGAGACAGGGTGTGGCTCTTGCTCGGACCCTCCGAACACTTCGCCCTCTACGGTAACATTATGAACAACTATACCACATTTAACGGCCACCTGATATACCCAGACCACGTCATGTGA